The Cutaneotrichosporon cavernicola HIS019 DNA, chromosome: 5 DNA segment GTCGAGTATGTGTCAAGAACTAATGGTGTGTAGATGCCGCTGTCATGTGATACCTGTCCGTTGCTAAGAATCAAACCTGGTGTCGTGTCGCGACGGCGCACATGCCACGCTCGGCTAGTGTCGAGTCAGCAGTAGCTTACCAATCTCCTCAACGGGGTCGAACCCCGTCCCTGCAATAGACTCACATAGTGTATTCTTCCAAGCGCTTCCAAACTGTCCTTGAGGGAACGACTGCGCCTCTTCTATTGCGTAGGGGCTTTCTATGGAACGAATCACCCAGCGGGACGTGGCAAAGGACTGATGGTGAGGGGAATCCCCGTTCAGTGTCGGACCGCATAGGCCATAGTAACGTGAAGGGGATCCTTGGCATTTTGGCGAACCGATGGACGACCGAACCCCCTCTTCGCTCTTCGCCATCATTCGGAGGCAAGGACAGAAGCGGAGGTTAGCTATTCCCCGTGATACACTGACGATATTCTCCAACTCCTTCGTCGCGCATTCCCCTCATGACGCTGACTTGGATAACCATCACTTCCCAGGGGAGGACATGCCTTCATGGTCGTTTCAGAACCATCGTGTGCAGAGTTCCGACAAGTGCGAGCGTTCTTCTGGATGCGAAGCCCGAGAGTGGATGCGAACCTCTCGCGCACTCTCGGGGGGAATCACACCACAGGACATATCAGGCGGGACAGCCCAGTCCAAATCGCCATGCCAACAATGTCCAAGATCCGCCACACCATCCAGATCGACAACGGGCCAGTCCACCTCATAGAGGTGCGGACCACCGTTACATGtaccagctgacatcaggtTCCGGCCCTCTCTCACGACAACTGGCCCAACCTTCTTCGGGACTTTCCCAGCCCCACCGCCCCCGACTTCGTCACGAGTGCTACCGAGTGGGCGACCCGCTCGGctgtgcgcgagcgcgtcctcctcgaggcgctcgaaTGGAGCGTCGTCCAGAGtcacctcgccaacgaccCCGACGCATATTACCATGACCCGAGCATGGTCGGCATTGTGTCGGCGCTGAAGAGTGCCGAGATCATTATCTTACAACAGCTCGGTGTTGGCATTGAggtcatcgacgacgacaatgCCGACGGAAATGTGAACTCCTCGGCTGAGGCCGACATCTCGACCGAGAGTGAAAACAGCGATAACGACCAAGGATCTTCCCAGTCGCCACCCACGCCCCCTGCAACGCACCTGTCGCCGCGCCCTCGTAGCGTATCAggcaagagcaagagcCTTTCCACCGAGCCGCACACCCTTTCTGAGGTAGGCGGGGTGTGAATACAGCTGATGGTAGGTGCCTCTAAGTATTCTTACCGTGACAGAGAAGGAcaacaaggacaagggTAAGGGCAAGTCGCCTCCCACGGCTCAGTCGAATGCGCCCCAGCTCCTTGGCCACCGAAGCGAATCAGCACAGGTCGAGATCAACAAGGCCGAAGACCATAAAGTGACGCTGGAGCAGGAGCCTAAGAAGAACGTCACTCGCCGCGTCACCCGCAGCCAGGTGAACGCCGAGTCCAGCCAGAACATCGCCAACGTGGGGTGAGTTGCGGTCACATTTATGGCACGCTAATCCAAGGCCTCGCCGCAGTGCCCGCCAGGCGAACGCTCAGAACAGTGCCGCTACGAACCACCTCAGTGTCCCGAAGACCGAGACTGCCGATTGTAGCTCCCCTCGCCTCCGCGACATGACGGCAAAAGCTAAGAAGTAGATAGAACAGGTTGGTAGAATTATGTACTGTTACTGTGCTTGATCAAATCAGTTGCGAGGCATCGACGTGGATTGTGGTAAATGATTGTTTATCCATCAGTCCTCCACGGGTGCACAACCACACCTCTGATCCGCCACAACATGCGTGGCACTTGAGCGTGATACGCATTCGCCACCAGGAGCATAAATTGCCTTACCAGATGCAGtccaacctcctcatcctcacacTTATCCATACTCACCTCACTAAGAATGACAAAGAACAAGCCCATTCCTCCGCTCCTGGAGCCCAAGGAATGCCTCACTCCAGTATCGCTAACGCAGATCCATCACCTTCTCAACGATATCGAGTGCGGCTGCCCCCGCGAGCAACTCCTCGAGCTTCAACTCGAGGTTGTTCGCAACGCAAACGACCTCATAATGCAAGACTACCTCGACTTGAAGTACCGCGAGAAGCAGCTCTCAACCGACCTCGTGACCTCAGAAAACCGCGCGCAGTTTTCGGAGATGGACCTACAGATCGTGCGGAGCAGGCTCGAGGTCGCACTGGACAACAACACTAAAAGGGATGATTTGATTGCTCGTGGTGCACGTGTAGTTGAGCAGCTTGAGAAGCGGCATACcttcgagctcgatctcgtTGCTAACGACGTACCCCTCCCAGCCGTTATTAGTACTCGCCAGGCctgcgtcgaggaggagaagatgcGCTTCTTGGACAACGCCAAGGCGCTGTTCGACCTGCCGCCAATCAAGGCCATCGAAGCGTACGGAAACAAGGCTACCTCAAACCAGCCAGGAACCCACCTCCCCAAGTCAGAGACACAagggcagcagcagcggctTCAAGACCCAGTCACCCCTCCCCGCCAGATCGGCCGCCTCCATGACTACGACCACAACGGCGCAGAGATCGAGGTTTCTGGCCTAGATGGAGCCAGGGTGCCTTTCCGCCGCTTACGCCTCGGCTACACCAGCCCACTTTCGCCCTGCCCCAAGCGTTGAAGATCATGTTCACGGCGCTACGCGATGCGTTTGTGCCTTGAGAGGTTGTACTTGACAGTGTGAGCCCAGTACTTGTTGTTTCATATATGCGATCTGACGATTTCAAGTATTCATATCAGTCTAGAGGTGCGGTGTATTTTGTTGTCAGTGTCGCTGTTGCGGCAAGTGTCAACCTTTGTTGATTATTCGTCTCAGCATTCCTCCAACCGTCATCGAACAACACATGTTCAGAAATCGAGTCAGAAGTTTGTCAGCACTTGCACAGCATGCACAGAGGAGAGTGAGTCTCACCACATGGTCAGTGTCTGTTAAATCAGGCCGCACAGGTCGGACTcgcgccgagatggagcTTTTGTGGTAAATAGCAGCTTTAACAACCTCATTCAACCGGCTGCAGATTCGTCGGATGAATCTCGGACGACGCCAACACgcgctcatcctcatcacaGTTCGGCTCGTTTTCTATTCCGGACAAGTTTGACGTTCACGTGAACAAACTGGCGTCTGGCTGACGCATAGTCTTACAAATATTCGACAGCGGATCCGACGTAAAGATAGTCCGAGAACCCGACGCTGCATATTCCACTCTTTGGTGGAAGGCGGAACCAAACAAGGCCGGAGCGAGCGGGGAGCGGGGGACGTCATCAATCCCGGCCTCTTCGGAACGATGCCGGACTCTCAGCCATCCTTCCGGCAATCCTCCATCCTTGCCATCGCATCGCAACATTCTCCTCTACGTCGGTCCAATGCGGCGTACCTCGTCCTCTGATCACGACGTAGATATTCTCAATGTCGTATAATGCAGACAGCGGCACTAAGCGCAAACGCGTGACGGTGAGTCACTGCGCGATGGAGCTGATCCCAGCGCGCGTGCGACAAGTGTCACAGGAACGGGTCCAAATGCAGCCGCACGCCCGGCGGCGACAGATGTGTACGctgcgtcgagctcggcatccCGTGCACCTTTGACCGGCCAGTTaagcggcgcggcgtgaGTCTGAGTCTACCCTCTTCgcgctgacatcagccacCAGCGCGCCGTGCGCGTATAGAAGACGAAGAGTCTTCCTCTCGCCTCTCGCAACCGGCGTCCCTCCGCATCCCACAGACGCCGGGAGAGGGGACCAGTGCGtcgagcccgagctcgtcatcACGTGACGCGTCTTCCAGCTTCTGGCGGTACGACGACCTGCTTGACCGTCCCActgtcgaggcgctggccgaCATCTATCACCGCACCATGTATCCTCTGTCAGCTACAAACCCGTAAAATTCACTAACCCTCAGGCGCCCGTTCATCCACTGGCCGACTATGGCCGCAGATATTCGCGCGGGAAGGTACCGTTCCAATTGGGGCGTGTTCATGGTCGTCGCAGGAGTGTGCGCCATGGCCGCAAGGAAACTGGCGGACGGTGGTGTACCCGGCAACGTGCCACCTTCCCTTcaagcgcgcgcggccacgCTCGCTGCTGACTGCTACGCGGTCGCAATGGCTGCAGTACAGCGCGACTCTGAAACTGAGCTCCCAGCTGATGTCCTGCCTTTACTTAAGACGCGCATGATCCTTGGCTGCACGTGCATGCAACGCGGACACCGTACCGCCGCGCTTGCGCACTACGGCGCGTTCTCGACCCTGTCAGCGCAGGCAGGCTTTCACGACGAAGCTACATGGTCGCCTGATCTTACCGAGATCCAGCGACAAGAGCGCCGAAGGCTTGTACGCCACTGTTCAAGAAGcaaagctgacatcagttCTGGTACGCGTACCAGACAGACTATTAtacctcgacgacgctggGTCTTCCCCCAAAACACAGAGAGGCACGCGCACGCGTCAAGTATcccgccgaggcggacgacgacaatgtcCACGATACAGGCGTGTCGCTGCCCCTCGGGCACGTCTCGTTCATGCGCGGTTGGAACGTGTGTACGGACCTGTATCGCATCATCGAGCATGTGTACGACAACCTACGGGCGGATACAACtgatgaggacgatgaAGATAGTGTGACGGGATTCCTTGTGCGTGCAAACAGGATCGACTCGCACGCAGCGCACAAGCTTCTCACGCGTCTCGTGGGCGACCTCCCTCCAGAATTACGGCGTGTCAAGCCCATGACTGGGGACATTGACATCGACCGCTTGGGGTTTGTCGGTGAGTCGTATGGCAGAGCCATCTGACATCAGCGACTAATATAATGATCACGGGTCAGACTCTCAAAATGATGCTGGCACTATGTGACGGCTCGAGTGTGCACCACCGCTGCGCGATTGCCagtgagctcctcgacgagttgGCGACCCTGCCCACGTCGTATCTCCAGgcctccagctcgacaacTGTGAGCTTTCAAATGCAGAGtggcagctgacagcagctccAGCACCTCGCGCACGTTGGCCACCTCCTCTCAGGAATCATAGACGGGCCCCTTCCGACTTGGACATACCTCCAGGTTCGCAATATCTTGCTGGTGCTTTCGGAATTCATCGCCACGCTTGAGGCCGGCAGAACAGCTCCATGGGACCTGGCCACTAAATTGCGCGAGCAAATCCAGCGCATCGACGAGAACATGATTCAGGCTGAGGCCGCGACGTTGCCAAGCCTAGGCGACAGCTTGATGCAGTCTCTCGGCGTCAGCGCAGACGGCACAACTGACGCTCTACCTGAGCCCCCACCAGCTCCACCAGTCCCAGCACCAGCGTCCGATCCTGCGCCAGCGCGTGTCATGCCCGTGCCGAACCGCATGATCTCCATCGACGCTGGCCTTAGTTCGCAGCCTGCGTCactccctcttccccctcctGCGCCTCTCCCGCCGGCTGACGAGGTGGCGATCGACCCTCTATCTGCTCTACAGGCTGAACCGCCTCACGACGCACTCTCAGCCCTTCAGCTCGGGCAAAACAACCCATCACCATCGTTCAACCCGATCGCCTTCGCCGCTTCGCAGGGCATGTTCGACTacggcgccgcgccgatggacgacgcgctcatcgGCGAGTTTTTACGCTACTGGCCCTCACAGGGCCTGCTTGCTGATTCGGTGCATGAGGGTTCGCCGTTCACAGGTGGAATGTAAGAGAGGTACTGTATCATCATCCATGCATCCCGTAATCGCAACCTTTGATCTAACATAGGGCATCCAAACAACTGCTCTCTCATTCCGCCCTACTCGGACTTACTTGCGGCCCGATCTCTTCCAGAAGGTGAATCCAAAGGTAGACATGCGGGTAGACATGCGGATGTTCTTGGtgttctcctcggccgtggTGTGGTTGTACATGGGCATCTCCATGCCGCTACGCGTGGCCTGAGTCGTCTTGGCATAGGTGCTGCCGTTCTTGGACTTGGCAGACTTGGCAGTGCTGCCGTTCTTGGACTTGGCAGACTTGGCAGACTTGCGGCTTCCCATGCCGTacttgtccttgagctcctgTGCCAGCTCGCGGTCCTCCCTGGGCACACCAGAGGCCCAGGCCTCGATTGGGTTAGTCTCTGAAGCAAGCTCTTCGATCTTGACAGGAGGGATAGTTGCGTTTCcgcgcgagctggtgtAGGGGTTCTCGGGAGCATAGTGGGCGTTGGGGTGTGGAGCAAAactggaggaggaggcaaTCTGGGCGTCAGGGGCAAAGCTGGAGAAGCCAGCAAACGGGGCGTGAGGAGCACAGTGAACATGAACGCCGTGTGCCGCGACAGGGTTGAAGACCGGGGGGAACGACGAGTGGGGAGGGATGCCGACCATGGGGTCCATCGGCATCGGATGGCTCATAGGAGGACCCATGGGCACAGGCATCGGGTGGCCCATGGGAGCACCCATGGGCATAGGCATGGGGTGGCCCATGAGAGGGCATATGGGCATAGGCATCGGGTGGCCCATGAGAGAGCCCATGGGCATAGGCATGAGAGAGTTTCCGAGCGGGGGGGAGGCGCTGGACGGGCGGTTAACCTGCTATCAGTGAGGCCATGTATCAACTTACGTCGTGGATGTACGCGTCAGGGTCGAAGCCGTACTCGCGCAGGCCGTAGGTacggaggcggcggctcATGGCAGAGGATATGGGCAGTTGAATGGGTGTGGGTAATGAAGAGATGTGTTGTTGAGAGACGGTGTTTACAGCTTATATGGGATTCTCTGAAGTCTGTAGGAAGACGAGATAGCGATGATCGTGCAGAGCACAGACAGATCAACATCAACTTTCCGGGCCGTGACATGCCACAATGAAGATGATGGAAGGCACGTGACTCATGGTACGTTGTACAATGGTTGATTCGGTGTAAATGTGTTCTCCATAGAAATAGCGAGAGTTTTGTGTGTTCTGTCAACCCGTTCTACATTTCTCCAAGTCTGTTGGGGTTTGGTTGATATGCATTTAGTAAAATATGCAGAGCGAGGATACATCCCCCGCCATGGTTATTTTGTCCATCCCAACGTGCAGTATGTCCATTTTCACAATCCTCCCCTCGTCCAATACCTGTCGCCAGACCCCGAAAACATGGGACTCGCGTcactcgtcgacgtcaatTTCTGGGACTCACCTCACTCGTCGACGTGAATTTCCGGGGCAGCAATCACGTCCTCTGTCGTCGCCTTGGTCCCAGTGCGGTTCCATCCGGCCGCATCGGGCGAGGGTCGAGGATGGTCTTGTGTCTTGAAAGGAGAGTGAGGGTTTCAGGTGGGTAGACGGAGAGTTAGGGTCCAAGTGGGTAGACGCTAGGCTTTTATCATTGGGGTTGGGAGTGAGGAAAGGGCTGGAAACGGTGCGAATTGTGAACAAGTGGCGATTTGGGAGACGAAGTGTCAGCAAGGTAGTGTTTGATACGAAATACCTCGATggttgacgacctcgcgccaAGGCGAGGTTTAGGTTTGCAATTGTGAGCCGCCACGTAGACGATATTAAGCCGCCTATTATTACTCACTGCTCTTGTTTTCATTACATTCGAGAACGAGTCCTGGAACCCATACGTCAACGCCACACAGTGCTTCCAGCTTGCACCATGCTTAAAGATGTTGACATGCGAATAAGAGCACGTCCTCTGTCTCGTTATGAGGTGACAACTGGATACGGCGAGGCCACCTGATGACACTCCTAAAAAGTCAAGCACTCCATGAGTGCCCTACACTGCCCCACACGGACTCGAACCGTGGACCTCGGAGTTGTTTCGCTTTCGTAACAGCTCCACGCGCTAACCAACTGAGCCATAGGGCAGCTGGCAAACTTTGATCGGGCTGTCTTAAGAACTGCGACAGCAGCGGGGTAGCTGAGCTGGCTTTGGGGGGGTGGAAAAGGGAATCAAGTGGGGTTTCTGTTGACGCGTTTGCCACATAAACCGAGCGGGTGATGGTAATGTCGGGAAGAATGCCACGGTGCCTGTCTGAATTCCCATCGAACCTCCCCACATCCCTACATCCTCCGCACAAACAAAAGAGTGGCCAAGCCGCTGTCGACCTggccgagcttggacgAGTTAGGAATCGAACCAAAGACCTTTCCAAATCACCATGCGAATGGAacgctctaccaactgagctaCACGCCCTGACTCTGGAAGAAAAAGGGTTACTCGCCCCCCACGCGACCATGGAAGGGGGAGCGGCATGGAAGGGGGAGCGGCATGGAAGGGGGAGCGGCATGGAAGGGGGAGCGGCATGGAAGGGGAGCGGCATGGAAGGGGGAACGGCATGGAAGGGGGAGCGACATGGTCGAGGCCTGGCCAGATGAGTTGGATGAAGAATCGAGCGAGGACTTCATGGTTGACCGGGAATCGGTAGCAGACTCTGAGCAGCCATGAGCAGAGGGTGAGGGATACGGTAGAGCGAGTGTAGAATATGCCTAATTTGGCTCTTACTGTTAAACCGAGTTGATAAGCGGTACTCTGAGCAAGGATGATATCTCATATCGCTCCTGGCAGTTTGCGGCTGAGAATCCACTTTATACAGCAAATCCATATCCTGTAACTAACAACCCTACCTAAATGGTATGGGCGAATTAGGGTTGGTGGCGTTCGTGCGGAACGTTACTCCACCCCGTCGTTCAACCTCCGCCACACTCACCACCTCAACATCCCTTCCAGTCCCACGTGCACACTGGAACCCCCGGACCCAAAAGGGAACAGCTTTTGGACGAGTTAGGAATCGAACCAAAGACCTTGTCAAGATTTACGCAACACGCTGCTAATGACacgctctaccaactgagctaCACGCCCTGATACTGTTCATGGACAGTcgcctcccctccctctcccaaCGGCAGTATGATACAACATCCAAACAGTATCTACATCTACATCTACATCTACTGCCgcagcttggcctcgagccgCGCAATCTTGTCGATCAAGTCGCCGCGTTCGAGCTCCCACGCCCGTCTCTGGGCATCGAACACCATTTCCCCGAGGCGCAGACTGCGGATTTCGGCCCGAAGGCTCCTGCAGCAGGGACACTCTGAGGCGGGACTGTCGGCGGGCTGCTCGCGTACGGGAGGATCGTGGGACTCGGGCGTAGACTGGGACGTTGGGGAGGTGATGCGCAGCTGAGATCAGGACCTTTACTTCGGTTAGCGTTCCTCAGGGAGGATGAGTtcgagatcgagatcgGGATCAAGTTTGGGTGCATGTCGCACGACAGGAGGTTCCGGTAGGGCTATCTCGGTACGTTGGATGTCAGCTGGAGCTTCTGGGATGTCGGGTATAGGGACAACTTTGAATGGGTTTGTGCCAGGCTTGGATCGGCGGGTCGAGTAGAAAAGCTGGCGGTTGATAGGTGGGGACGGTGGGCGTTTGTATGTGCATCCTACTGAgcgtgggcgaggaagCGACGAAGTCTGGAGTACGCGCGTCGGTGGCGTTGGTGATGGAGAAGAAAtgggcgaggcgggggaTGTGGAACGTGGGCGTGATGGCGTTGGAATACGTGTTCGGTCCGGGCgcggagggaggggagcgGTGAGGTTCTCGGGTTCTGGTTTCTGTCGAGTGGGCGGTGTGGCGGGCTTGGAGTTGGACTTGcttggagatggaggagccATGATGGATAGTTGATGAGGAATCAAGATTGTGCATGTAAAAGTGTAGAAGGGTTAGGTGGAGCGGACGTGCCAGTGCGGTCGTCCAAGCGGTCACGACGATCATGAAGGGGTAATGAGTCATGAGTCATCTCGCTTATATGCTGTGTTCTTGTGCTCTGCTAGCTGTTGTGCTGAGCACGTACGTCGGCCCACAGCTTTTGGTCTCTGTTTCGGCACGCGTGTCGGCGTCCACGAGGGCTAAGAGActgtccatctcggcggCCCAAGCGTAGTCGCGCTGGACGGCGTAGTCAGGCTTGGTGCGGGTGAAGCGCTCGATCCAACTCAGTCTTCTCGAAGAGGGCGACTGTAAAGTGTATGGCGAGGCTGGAGAGCAAGTtgtgggtgggaggggagcCGAGTTAGTCCGCATGGGGATGGCCGGCTGGGCCTTTGGGT contains these protein-coding regions:
- a CDS encoding uncharacterized protein (Transcription factor), with the protein product MSYNADSGTKRKRVTRACDKCHRNGSKCSRTPGGDRCVRCVELGIPCTFDRPVKRRGPPARRARIEDEESSSRLSQPASLRIPQTPGEGTSASSPSSSSRDASSSFWRYDDLLDRPTVEALADIYHRTMYPLRPFIHWPTMAADIRAGRYRSNWGVFMVVAGVCAMAARKLADGGVPGNVPPSLQARAATLAADCYAVAMAAVQRDSETELPADVLPLLKTRMILGCTCMQRGHRTAALAHYGAFSTLSAQAGFHDEATWSPDLTEIQRQERRRLFWYAYQTDYYTSTTLGLPPKHREARARVKYPAEADDDNVHDTGVSLPLGHVSFMRGWNVCTDLYRIIEHVYDNLRADTTDEDDEDSVTGFLVRANRIDSHAAHKLLTRLVGDLPPELRRVKPMTGDIDIDRLGFVATNIMITGQTLKMMLALCDGSSVHHRCAIASELLDELATLPTSYLQASSSTTLQHLAHVGHLLSGIIDGPLPTWTYLQVRNILLVLSEFIATLEAGRTAPWDLATKLREQIQRIDENMIQAEAATLPSLGDSLMQSLGVSADGTTDALPEPPPAPPVPAPASDPAPARVMPVPNRMISIDAGLSSQPASLPLPPPAPLPPADEVAIDPLSALQAEPPHDALSALQLGQNNPSPSFNPIAFAASQGMFDYGAAPMDDALIGEFLRYWPSQGLLADSVHEGSPFTGGM